A single region of the Streptomyces sp. NBC_01262 genome encodes:
- the metG gene encoding methionine--tRNA ligase — MARHLITSALPYINGIKHLGNMVGSMLPADVYSRYLRQRGHEVLYICATDEHGTPAELAAKEAGLPVDTFCAQQHDAQKAIYDGFALAFDYFGRSSSPQNIEITQTIARALKANGFIEERSISQVFSLDDERFLPDRYIVGTCPHCGYDKARGDQCENCTRVLDPTDLIDPRSAISGSSRLEVRETKHLFLLQSKLADEVEAWVDEHGKDWPVLASSIARKWLSEGLHDRAITRDLDWGVPVPADTWPELAAEGKVFYVWFDAPIEYIGATKEWADEDPADRDWKSWWYDVDTDVRYTEFMAKDNVPFHTVMFPATLLGTRDKWKKVDYVKAFNWLNYYGGKFSTSQRRGIFTDAALEILPADYWRYFLIANAPESDDTSFTWEHFASSVNKDLADTLGNFVNRVLSFSRKRFGDDVPAGSAPGDAEARLGEQIAELLTEYEGHMESLQFRKAAQALRALWSAGNSYLEEKAPWMEIKTDPDGAALTLRTAMNLIHLYAVVSEPFIPATAAAMRGAFALDGDTAAWVGPDEARALASVPAGTPFTVPPVLFAKITEDDLDSYRERFGGDPDQ, encoded by the coding sequence ATGGCTCGACACCTCATCACCAGCGCCCTTCCGTACATCAACGGGATCAAGCACCTGGGCAACATGGTGGGGTCCATGCTCCCGGCCGACGTCTACTCCCGTTACCTGCGCCAGCGCGGCCACGAGGTCCTCTACATCTGCGCCACCGACGAGCACGGCACCCCCGCCGAGCTGGCCGCCAAGGAGGCCGGCCTGCCGGTCGACACCTTCTGCGCCCAGCAGCACGACGCCCAGAAGGCGATCTACGACGGCTTCGCCCTGGCCTTCGACTACTTCGGCCGCAGCTCCTCCCCGCAGAACATCGAGATCACCCAGACCATCGCGCGCGCACTGAAGGCCAACGGCTTCATCGAGGAGCGCTCGATCAGCCAGGTCTTCTCCCTGGACGACGAGCGCTTCCTGCCCGACCGCTACATCGTCGGCACCTGCCCGCACTGCGGCTACGACAAGGCCCGCGGCGACCAGTGCGAGAACTGCACCCGCGTCCTGGACCCGACCGACCTCATCGACCCGCGCTCCGCGATCAGCGGCAGCAGCCGCCTTGAGGTCCGCGAAACCAAGCACCTCTTCCTCCTCCAGTCCAAGCTGGCCGACGAGGTCGAGGCCTGGGTCGACGAGCACGGCAAGGACTGGCCGGTGCTGGCCTCGTCGATCGCCCGCAAGTGGCTCAGCGAGGGCCTGCACGACCGCGCCATCACCCGCGACCTCGACTGGGGCGTCCCGGTCCCGGCCGACACCTGGCCCGAGCTGGCGGCCGAGGGCAAGGTCTTCTACGTCTGGTTCGACGCGCCCATCGAGTACATCGGCGCGACGAAGGAGTGGGCCGACGAGGACCCGGCCGACCGCGACTGGAAGTCCTGGTGGTACGACGTCGACACCGACGTCCGCTACACCGAGTTCATGGCCAAGGACAACGTCCCCTTCCACACCGTCATGTTCCCGGCGACCCTGCTGGGCACCCGCGACAAGTGGAAGAAGGTCGACTACGTCAAGGCCTTCAACTGGCTTAACTACTACGGCGGCAAGTTCTCCACCTCGCAGCGCCGCGGCATCTTCACCGACGCCGCCCTGGAGATCCTGCCCGCCGACTACTGGCGCTACTTCCTCATCGCCAACGCCCCCGAGTCCGACGACACCTCCTTCACCTGGGAGCACTTCGCCTCCTCGGTCAACAAGGACCTCGCCGACACCCTCGGCAACTTCGTCAACCGCGTCCTGTCCTTCTCCCGCAAGCGCTTCGGCGACGACGTCCCGGCCGGCAGCGCCCCCGGCGACGCCGAGGCCAGGCTCGGCGAGCAGATCGCCGAACTGCTCACCGAGTACGAGGGCCACATGGAGTCCCTCCAGTTCCGCAAGGCCGCCCAGGCCCTGCGCGCCCTGTGGAGCGCCGGCAACTCCTACCTGGAGGAGAAGGCCCCCTGGATGGAGATCAAGACCGACCCCGACGGCGCCGCCCTGACCCTGCGCACCGCGATGAACCTCATCCACCTCTACGCGGTCGTCTCCGAGCCCTTCATCCCGGCCACGGCCGCCGCGATGCGCGGCGCCTTCGCCCTGGACGGCGACACCGCCGCCTGGGTCGGCCCCGACGAGGCCCGCGCCCTCGCCTCCGTCCCGGCCGGGACGCCCTTCACCGTCCCCCCGGTCCTCTTCGCCAAGATCACCGAGGACGACCTCGACTCCTACCGCGAGCGCTTCGGCGGCGACCCCGACCAGTAA
- a CDS encoding FG-GAP-like repeat-containing protein: protein MGRHALRRGRLAAAVSITSLAVVAGLVPLLVDSAAGTAQAAESTRSQIVVDTPQTATPRRERLLAAGETGFLHRQGEVSGLLWTSYADGTTVGVEGPDGVYEPDSPCYYINETCPSGWYGQGADTVALPDLRDNDPVSLWTPGSADLKTVDLSSTVSTGSTDYIGTFGSTVVAYDQDSVIHEEDVADQWLELNDFVDGKQRNRVVTGYPAGASRYVGSQTGDASGALIVYTLESTLRIGYLDFATAKFTEAFTGVDNSPQLILTADRVGWYTAASGLHLKPRTDLTAEETVPVAGGATTGGLPVLVGDWLLLGTVAVSLTDGSARTLLSSAYGNPLATPDGGALVAGGTGTTDWWVQRVTQGADGTLELTKVLKVPPYEKDTTGLALSRGHLRIAKATGSSGDSTTTNRTLSTASDGTLSASAATEGQQAVADCPYADTACAGLWGDTTEGDVGLITYYDDESGYEDADRLVTHDDTAGSSSYVLEFGTHEGRIVDVSDEWAVYNSGGTSPAQYVGEFGQGQQLKRSIRAAALDGPTLWSATSTAGQLTSYSLETEKTLSTVQTGSGCVPDELQAVGHWVYWSCATTGKAGVYDTTAKTSVPVTPGDVLLGDGFTVRHDHTADTLVLTDAATAATSVLASAVPDSGLAADRRYRWTVDEYTGLVAWTGALEQVHVSTTGVTPSNPTAYTSWGDYYLYPKVSDADYKTWNGYWLLSRPVSSWSVTFTSVQGGVTHTITGGPATAYVSAAWNGKTASGAYLPNGEFTWKLKATGLGSATAATVKSGSVFMSGGAAVRRDYGSIDGVDGRGDLITLSSSGALTYRFGTKFTEPRAGTGWPSTIKAVPFGDLSGDRCNDLLVRLASGALRLYKPGCGSAAKPSTAYTALGTGWNQYDILTSPGDLTGDGRADLIARNSSTGDVYLYKATSAGKLSARVKLYSNWKGYKKIIGAGDLNGDGRGDLLAQDKSNELWRYYGTGTGTFGARTKLFNDWGASYNVIIGVNDITDDGKADLVSRDSSGTLWRNAGNGAGSFGGRTKISTGWGSYKALF, encoded by the coding sequence ATGGGCCGTCATGCCCTGAGACGCGGACGCCTGGCGGCCGCCGTCTCCATCACATCGCTGGCCGTCGTGGCCGGACTCGTACCGCTCCTCGTCGATTCGGCGGCCGGCACCGCGCAGGCCGCCGAATCGACGAGGTCGCAGATAGTGGTCGACACTCCGCAGACGGCAACGCCCCGGCGTGAACGGCTGCTCGCCGCCGGGGAGACCGGCTTCCTGCACCGGCAGGGAGAGGTCAGCGGACTGCTGTGGACCAGCTACGCGGACGGGACCACGGTCGGCGTCGAAGGGCCGGACGGCGTCTACGAGCCGGATTCGCCCTGCTACTACATCAACGAGACCTGCCCCTCCGGCTGGTACGGGCAGGGCGCCGACACCGTCGCGCTGCCGGACCTCCGCGACAACGACCCCGTCTCCCTGTGGACCCCGGGCTCGGCCGACCTGAAGACCGTCGACCTCTCCTCCACCGTCAGCACCGGCTCGACCGACTACATCGGTACGTTCGGCAGCACCGTCGTCGCCTACGACCAGGACTCGGTCATCCACGAAGAGGATGTGGCCGACCAGTGGCTGGAGCTCAACGACTTCGTCGACGGCAAGCAGCGCAACCGCGTCGTGACCGGCTATCCGGCGGGTGCCTCGCGCTATGTCGGGTCGCAGACCGGTGACGCGTCCGGTGCCCTGATTGTGTACACCCTGGAGAGCACGCTGCGCATCGGGTACCTCGACTTCGCGACGGCCAAGTTCACCGAGGCCTTCACCGGGGTCGACAACTCCCCACAGCTGATCCTGACCGCCGACCGCGTGGGCTGGTACACGGCGGCCTCCGGCCTCCATCTCAAGCCCCGCACCGACCTCACCGCCGAGGAGACGGTGCCGGTCGCGGGCGGTGCCACCACGGGCGGCCTGCCGGTGCTCGTCGGGGACTGGCTGCTGCTGGGCACCGTGGCGGTCTCCCTGACCGACGGCTCGGCCCGGACGCTGTTGTCCAGCGCTTACGGCAACCCGCTCGCCACCCCCGACGGCGGTGCGCTCGTCGCGGGCGGCACGGGCACCACCGACTGGTGGGTCCAGCGGGTCACCCAGGGCGCGGACGGCACCCTTGAGCTGACCAAGGTGCTCAAGGTTCCCCCGTACGAGAAGGACACCACGGGCCTGGCCCTGAGCCGCGGCCACCTGCGCATCGCGAAGGCCACCGGCAGCAGCGGCGACTCCACCACGACCAACCGGACGCTGTCCACCGCGAGCGACGGCACGCTCAGCGCGTCCGCCGCCACCGAAGGCCAGCAGGCCGTTGCCGACTGCCCCTACGCGGACACCGCCTGTGCCGGGCTGTGGGGCGACACCACAGAGGGCGATGTCGGGCTGATCACCTACTACGACGACGAGTCCGGTTACGAAGACGCCGACAGGCTGGTCACCCACGACGACACGGCGGGCTCCAGCAGCTACGTCCTTGAGTTCGGCACGCACGAGGGGCGGATCGTCGACGTCTCCGACGAGTGGGCGGTCTACAACTCCGGCGGCACCTCTCCGGCGCAGTACGTCGGCGAGTTCGGCCAGGGCCAGCAGCTGAAGCGGTCCATCCGGGCCGCCGCCCTTGACGGCCCCACCCTGTGGAGCGCCACCTCGACCGCCGGCCAGCTCACCTCGTACAGCCTGGAGACCGAGAAGACCCTCAGCACGGTCCAGACCGGCTCCGGCTGCGTACCGGACGAACTCCAGGCCGTCGGGCACTGGGTGTACTGGAGCTGCGCGACCACCGGCAAGGCCGGGGTGTACGACACCACGGCCAAGACCTCGGTGCCGGTGACCCCCGGCGACGTACTGCTCGGCGACGGCTTCACCGTCCGCCACGACCACACCGCGGACACCCTGGTCCTCACCGACGCCGCGACAGCGGCCACGAGCGTGCTCGCCAGCGCCGTGCCCGACAGCGGCCTGGCCGCCGACCGGCGCTACCGCTGGACGGTCGACGAGTACACCGGCCTGGTCGCCTGGACCGGCGCCCTGGAACAGGTCCACGTCAGCACGACCGGCGTGACGCCCTCCAACCCGACGGCGTACACCTCCTGGGGCGACTACTACCTGTACCCCAAGGTCTCCGACGCCGACTACAAGACCTGGAACGGCTACTGGCTGCTGTCCCGCCCGGTCTCCTCCTGGAGCGTGACCTTCACCTCCGTCCAGGGCGGCGTCACGCACACCATCACCGGCGGACCGGCCACGGCCTACGTGTCCGCCGCCTGGAACGGAAAGACCGCCTCCGGCGCATACCTCCCCAACGGGGAGTTCACCTGGAAGCTCAAGGCCACCGGCCTCGGCAGCGCGACCGCGGCGACCGTGAAATCCGGGTCCGTGTTCATGTCGGGCGGCGCCGCCGTCCGGCGGGACTACGGCAGCATCGACGGCGTCGACGGGCGGGGTGATCTGATCACCCTCAGCTCGTCCGGCGCGCTGACCTACCGCTTCGGAACGAAGTTCACGGAGCCCCGGGCGGGCACCGGCTGGCCCAGCACCATCAAGGCCGTCCCCTTCGGCGACCTCAGCGGGGACCGCTGCAACGATCTCCTCGTACGCCTCGCCAGCGGCGCCCTGCGCCTGTACAAGCCCGGCTGTGGCAGCGCGGCCAAGCCCAGCACCGCGTACACCGCGCTCGGCACGGGCTGGAACCAGTACGACATCCTCACCTCCCCCGGCGACCTGACCGGCGACGGCCGCGCCGATCTGATCGCCCGCAACTCCTCCACCGGCGACGTCTACCTCTACAAGGCCACCAGCGCCGGCAAGCTGTCGGCCCGCGTCAAGCTCTACTCCAACTGGAAGGGCTACAAGAAGATCATCGGCGCCGGCGACCTCAACGGCGACGGCCGCGGCGACCTGCTCGCCCAGGACAAGTCCAACGAGCTCTGGCGCTACTACGGCACCGGCACGGGCACCTTCGGCGCCAGGACCAAGCTCTTCAACGACTGGGGCGCCTCCTACAACGTGATCATCGGCGTCAACGACATCACCGACGACGGCAAGGCCGACCTGGTCTCCCGCGACTCCTCCGGCACCCTGTGGCGCAACGCCGGCAACGGCGCCGGGTCCTTCGGCGGCCGTACGAAGATCAGCACGGGCTGGGGAAGCTACAAGGCCCTGTTCTGA
- a CDS encoding ATP-binding protein, with translation MWSEGATVSKPLWNGLVPERLSSSSATSCALPPRFEAVRDARRFTRSTLHHWGLEGILDGVELVASELVTNALRYAVPDMAPNLPPEAPAEAPVLLSLVRWSTRVVCAVRDPSSHGPITRMADFVAESGRGLHLVESFSETWGWHPIGGAGKVVWALFQLPEKTPESDRP, from the coding sequence ATGTGGTCTGAGGGCGCGACAGTGTCGAAGCCGTTATGGAACGGGCTGGTCCCGGAGCGGTTGTCGTCGTCGAGCGCCACCTCCTGCGCGCTCCCGCCCCGCTTCGAAGCCGTAAGGGACGCACGGCGGTTCACCCGCTCCACCCTGCACCACTGGGGCCTGGAGGGCATCCTCGACGGCGTCGAGCTGGTCGCCTCCGAACTCGTCACCAATGCGCTGCGGTACGCCGTCCCCGACATGGCGCCGAACCTGCCGCCGGAGGCCCCCGCCGAGGCCCCCGTGCTTCTCAGCCTCGTCAGATGGTCCACGCGCGTGGTCTGCGCCGTGCGGGACCCCAGCAGCCACGGCCCGATTACCAGGATGGCCGACTTCGTCGCCGAATCGGGCCGCGGACTGCACCTCGTGGAATCCTTCAGTGAAACCTGGGGATGGCACCCGATAGGTGGTGCCGGGAAGGTCGTCTGGGCGCTTTTCCAACTGCCGGAAAAAACGCCGGAGAGCGACCGACCGTAA
- a CDS encoding DUF397 domain-containing protein, with protein sequence MRHTYNGIAASELQDAVWQKSRHSNANGTCVELAALPDGDVAVRNSRFPDGPALVYTRAEIESLILGVKDGEFDHLM encoded by the coding sequence ATGCGCCACACGTATAACGGCATCGCGGCATCCGAGCTCCAGGACGCCGTCTGGCAGAAAAGCAGGCACAGCAACGCAAACGGCACTTGCGTAGAACTGGCCGCATTGCCCGACGGTGATGTCGCGGTACGGAATTCACGCTTCCCGGACGGTCCCGCGCTGGTATACACGCGGGCCGAGATCGAGTCGCTCATCCTCGGTGTGAAGGACGGGGAGTTCGACCACCTGATGTGA